In the Halichoerus grypus chromosome 4, mHalGry1.hap1.1, whole genome shotgun sequence genome, one interval contains:
- the ARL4C gene encoding ADP-ribosylation factor-like protein 4C, which yields MGNISSNISAFQSLHIVMLGLDSAGKTTVLYRLKFNEFVNTVPTIGFNTEKIKLSNGTAKGISCHFWDVGGQEKLRPLWKSYSRCTDGIIYVVDSVDVDRLEEAKTELHKVTKFAENQGTPLLVIANKQDLPKSLPVAEIEKQLALHELIPATTYHVQPACAIIGEGLTEGMDKLYEMILKRRKSLKQKKKR from the coding sequence ATGGGCAACATCTCCTCCAACATCTCGGCCTTCCAGTCCCTGCACATCGTCATGCTGGGCTTGGACTCGGCCGGCAAGACCACGGTGCTCTACCGGCTCAAGTTCAACGAGTTCGTGAACACGGTGCCCACCATCGGCTTCAACACGGAGAAGATCAAGCTGAGCAACGGCACGGCCAAGGGCATCAGCTGCCACTTCTGGGACGTGGGCGGCCAGGAGAAGCTGCGGCCGCTGTGGAAGTCCTACAGCCGCTGCACGGACGGCATCATCTACGTGGTGGACTCGGTGGACGTGGACCGGCTGGAGGAGGCCAAGACGGAGCTGCACAAGGTGACCAAGTTCGCCGAGAACCAGGGCACGCCGCTGCTGGTCATCGCCAACAAGCAGGACCTCCCCAAATCGCTGCCGGTGGCCGAGATCGAGAAGCAGCTGGCGCTGCACGAGCTCATCCCGGCCACCACCTACCACGTCCAGCCGGCGTGCGCCATCATCGGCGAGGGCCTCACCGAGGGCATGGACAAGCTCTATGAGATGATCCTGAAACGCAGGAAGTCCCTCAAGCAGAAGAAGAAGCGGTAA